Proteins from one Mesoplodon densirostris isolate mMesDen1 chromosome 1, mMesDen1 primary haplotype, whole genome shotgun sequence genomic window:
- the ITPRIP gene encoding inositol 1,4,5-trisphosphate receptor-interacting protein has protein sequence MALGLFRVCLVVVTAIINHPLLFPRENATVPENEEEIIRQMQAHQEKLQLERLRLEEEVARLAAEKEAEKEALERIAEEAEQQNESRAAWDLWSTLCMILFLVIEVWRQDHQDAPSLECLGADEDELPGLEGAPLRGLTLPNKATLDHFYERCIRGAPADASRTREFVEGFVDDLLEALRSLCSRDADMEVEDFIGVDSMYENWQVNRPLLCDLFVPFMPPEPYRFHPELWCSSRSVPLDRQGYSQIKVVRADEDTLGCICGKTKLGEDMLCLLHGKNNVVRPGSEAEDPLCVGDSPYLDTMRVLKWFQTALTRAWHRINHKYEFDLAFGQLDTPGSLKIRFRSGKFMPFNLIPVIQYDDSDLYLVSHLTREPCGATPPSSTDWLLSFAVYERHFLRMTSKALPEGACHLSCLQIASFLLSKQSRLTGPSRLSNYHLKTALLHLLLARRPAAWKAEQLDARLHELLCFLEKSLLEKKLHHFFIGNCKVPEAMGLPEAVRRAEPLNLFRPFVLQRSLYRKTVDSFYEMLKNAPALISEYSLHIPSDHGSLPSKAVIL, from the coding sequence ATGGCGCTGGGGCTCTTCCGGGTGTGCCTGGTGGTGGTGACGGCCATCATCAACCACCCGCTGCTGTTCCCGCGAGAGAACGCCACGGTCCCCGAGAACGAGGAGGAGATCATCCGCCAGATGCAGGCGCACCAGGAGAAGCTGCAGCTGGAGCGGCTGcgcctggaggaggaggtggcgCGGCTGGCGGCCGAGAAGGAGGCCGAGAAGGAGGCGCTGGAGCGCATAGCGGAGGAGGCCGAGCAGCAGAATGAGAGCCGCGCCGCCTGGGACCTGTGGAGCACCCTCTGCATGATCCTCTTCCTGGTGATCGAGGTGTGGCGGCAGGACCACCAGGACGCGCCCTCGCTCGAGTGCCTGGGCGCCGACGAGGACGAGCTGCCCGGCCTGGAAGGCGCCCCCCTCCGGGGTCTCACCCTGCCCAACAAAGCCACGCTCGACCACTTTTACGAACGCTGCATCCGGGGGGCCCCGGCCGACGCCTCCCGCACCCGGGAGTTTGTGGAAGGCTTCGTGGATGATTTGCTGGAAGCCctgaggagcctgtgcagccgggACGCGGACATGGAGGTGGAGGACTTCATCGGCGTGGACAGCATGTATGAGAACTGGCAGGTGAACAGGCCGCTGCTGTGCGACCTCTTTGTGCCCTTCATGCCGCCGGAGCCCTACCGCTTCCACCCAGAGCTCTGGTGCTCCAGCCGCTCTGTGCCCTTGGACCGCCAGGGCTACAGCCAGATCAAGGTGGTCCGGGCTGACGAGGACACGCTGGGCTGTATCTGCGGCAAGACCAAACTCGGGGAAGACATGCTGTGTCTCCTCCACGGCAAAAACAATGTGGTGCGGCCAGGCAGTGAGGCGGAAGACCCGCTGTGCGTCGGAGACTCCCCGTACCTGGACACGATGCGAGTCCTGAAGTGGTTCCAGACGGCCCTCACCAGAGCCTGGCACCGCATCAACCACAAGTACGAGTTCGACCTGGCCTTTGGCCAGCTGGACACCCCGGGGTCCCTCAAGATCAGGTTCCGCTCGGGGAAGTTCATGCCCTTCAACCTGATTCCTGTGATCCAGTATGATGACTCCGACCTGTACTTGGTCTCCCATCTTACCAGGGAGCCCTGTGGGGCGACCCCGCCATCCAGCACAGATTGGCTCCTGTCCTTCGCTGTCTATGAGCGCCACTTCCTTAGGATGACCTCGAAGGCGCTGCCCGAGGGCGCCTGCCACCTCAGCTGCTTACAGATTGCCTCCTTCCTGCTCTCCAAACAGAGCCGCCTGACCGGCCCCAGCAGGCTCAGCAACTACCACCTGAAGACCGCCCTGCTGCACCTCCTGCTCGCCCGGCGGCCAGCCGCCTGGAAGGCTGAGCAGCTCGATGCTCGTCTGCACGAgctgctgtgcttcctggagaaGAGCCTGCTGGAGAAGAAGCTCCATCACTTTTTCATCGGCAATTGCAAGGTGCCCGAGGCCATGGGGCTCCCTGAGGCCGTACGCAGGGCTGAGCCTCTCAACCTCTTCCGGCCCTTTGTCCTGCAGCGAAGTCTCTACCGGAAGACAGTGGACTCCTTCTATGAGATGCTCAAGAATGCCCCAGCGCTCATTAGCGAGTATTCCCTCCATATTCCCTCAGACCATGGCAGCCTGCCCTCAAAAGCTGTCATCTTGTAG